In the genome of Drosophila subpulchrella strain 33 F10 #4 breed RU33 chromosome 2L, RU_Dsub_v1.1 Primary Assembly, whole genome shotgun sequence, one region contains:
- the LOC119547626 gene encoding solute carrier family 17 member 9 produces MDEKLKYSLLRGELVDTQSIWTRHEKRVWFITLITGTCMLYSTRTTMPLLVPAVASAQKWSKTDSGTVLSSFFWGYTLTQVVGGYFSDRFGGQRVILFAAIGWSLITFLMPTIIWSAGSIKSYAIPFIVAIRILNGALQGVHFPSMISLTSQNLCPNERSSFFGLLTAGSAMGTLLTGIMGSFLLDYFGWSYVFRVIGLMGIAWALVLRYYAMAGERNRIINIATPSRLCANKSPAEATAVPWLRYFSRLSFWACVLTHACEMNCFFVLLSWLPTYFHDGFPHAKGWVVNMIPWLALPPCTLFAKYLTTRLLAREWHTTTVRKFIQSCCFAAQNLALFVMSRTTDFHTALICMTIIIAGTGFHNNAVTVNPQDLAPLHSGSVFGLMNTVGAIPGFLGVYLAGHILELTQSWPMVFSAAAGINLVGWIIFMVFGSAEAIV; encoded by the exons ATGGACGAAAAGCTAAAATACTCGCTGCTGCGCGGGGAACTGGTGGACACGCAGAGCATATGGACCAG GCACGAGAAACGCGTGTGGTTTATCACCCTGATAACGGGCACCTGCATGCTCTACTCCACCCGCACCACCATGCCACTTCTTGTGCCGGCCGTGGCATCCGCCCAGAAGTGGAGCAAAACCGACTCCGGCACCGTGCTCAGCTCCTTCTTCTGGGGCTACACGCTCACACAGGTTGTGGGCGGATATTTCAGCGATCGCTTTGGAGGTCAGCGGGTCATCCTGTTCGCCGCCATCGGCTGGTCGCTCATCACATTCCTGATGCCCACTATTATCTGGTCGGCGGGCTCTATTAAGAGCTATGCCATTCCCTTCATCGTGGCCATTCGCATTTTGAACGGAGCCCTTCAGGGCGTCCACTTTCCCAGCATGATCAGCTTGACGAGTCAG AACCTGTGCCCCAATGAGAGGAGCAGCTTCTTTGGCCTGCTCACAGCCGGCTCGGCCATGGGCACTCTCTTAACCGGAATCATGGGTTCGTTTCTGCTGGATTATTTTGGCTGGTCGTACGTCTTCCGGGTGATTGGTCTGATGGGCATTGCCTGGGCGCTGGTGCTGCGCTACTATGCAATGGCCGGGGAGCGCAATAGGATCATTAACATAGCCACGCCCTCGCGATTGTGCGCAAACAAGAGTCCGGCGGAGGCGACGGCCGTGCCCTGGCTGCGCTACTTCAGCCGGCTTTCATTCTGGGCGTGTGTTTTGACCCACGCCTGCGAGATGAACTGCTTCTTCGTGCTGCTCTCGTGGCTGCCGACCTACTTCCACGACGGCTTTCCACACGCCAAGGGCTGGGTGGTCAATATGATACCGTGGCTGGCCTTGCCGCCGTGCACTCTGTTCGCCAAGTACTTGACCACCAGGTTGCTTGCCCGCGAGTGGCACACGACGACGGTGCGCAAGTTTATCCAGAGCTGCTGCTTTGCCGCCCAAAATTTGGCCCTTTTTGTGATGAGCCGCACCACGGATTTCCACACGGCCCTCATCTGCATGACCATCATTATCGCCGGCACGGGCTTCCACAACAACGCGGTGACGGTGAATCCCCAGGATCTGGCTCCTTTGCACTCGGGCAGCGTCTTTGGCCTGATGAACACAGTGGGCGCAATCCCTGGCTTCCTAGGTGTCTATCTGGCCGGACACATTCTGGAACTCACGCAGAGTTGGCCGATGGTGTTCAGCGCGGCGGCTGGCATTAATCTTGTTGGATGGATCATATTCATGGTCTTCGGCTCGGCGGAGGCCATTGTCTAA
- the LOC119545962 gene encoding uncharacterized protein LOC119545962: MSFAPEPLILFGLLCSLVVFQASADISLNNYGDSAYPNRCVLDIGSSVVLLKMGQAFRLNSLPCTTIFCTGDGYGMLFTCDKKAPPDDCRYTEYLNWDDDYPNCCERKVECN; the protein is encoded by the exons ATGTCGTTCGCCCCAGAACCTTTAATACTTTTTGGTCTTCTCTGTAGCTTGGTTGTTTTCCAAGCTTCTGCTGATATTTCCCTTAACAACTACGGTGATTCGG CTTATCCCAATCGCTGTGTTCTCGATATTGGCTCTTCGGTGGTGCTGCTCAAAATGGGTCAGGCATTTCGTTTGAATTCCCTGCCCTGCACCACTATTTTCTGCACTGGAGATGGCTATGGAATGCTCTTCAC gtGTGATAAGAAAGCACCACCGGATGATTGTCGCTATACGGAGTATCTAAACTGGGATGATGACTATCCGAATTGCTGCGAGCGTAAAGTtgagtgcaattaa
- the LOC119548059 gene encoding protein FAM32A: MFRTRLPPLSQKGVNKNKGNLAIKSTFRTKRIIKTMSDEYACVAKGKLKLKNDSDLKKKKKKHKSKDKELQKAYVEQHVAEAGATSSSGASGYERKLTKAELASKKQQEKMRNKRIMDKAQTTHKERVEKFNEHLDTLTEHFDIPKVSWTK, from the coding sequence ATGTTTAGAACACGATTGCCACCTCTATCTCAGAAAGgcgtaaacaaaaacaagggaAATCTTGCAATCAAAAGCACTTTTAGGACCAAAAGAATCATTAAAACCATGTCCGACGAGTACGCATGCGTGGCCAAGGGAAAGCTCAAGCTGAAGAACGACTCGGATctgaagaagaaaaagaagaAGCACAAGAGCAAGGACAAGGAGCTGCAGAAGGCGTACGTGGAGCAGCATGTGGCCGAGGCGGGcgccacctcctcctccggcGCCAGTGGCTACGAGCGGAAGCTCACCAAGGCGGAGCTGGCCAGCAAGAAGCAGCAGGAGAAGATGCGCAATAAGCGGATCATGGACAAGgcacaaaccacccacaagGAGCGAGTGGAGAAGTTTAACGAGCACTTGGACACACTTACCGAGCACTTCGACATACCCAAAGTGTCCTGGACGAAGTGA
- the LOC119548026 gene encoding oocyte zinc finger protein XlCOF6-like has translation MKMKEKCRVCLLKHQNMVHIFKGQNTQDLEISLADMISESTGFPVAKGDRLPEFICVLCLQDMTSTFRARETCETNQQLVCQIKEEIIEEDFVEDEDYNGQDCESYYEEETDHFACHVKNEPLEEDFAEEDMANTLDSPIDHYNEECNDENTEVEASNNIKDIDYDPTKEELPFKCDRCPKRFRSKYFLNLHRNDHKKKQAPQNCDHCSKSFPTSAQMRKHMLTHTGVRTYKCPQCPKSFFNSSNLQSHLRIHTGERPFKCSKCPKSFIQRTHLVNHDRTHTGERPFKCSECHKTFIQPANLHSHIKTHCKQISRPRRSTRARSQTLTEEPIFNCSHCPQSFANEDALLNHMHTHNALFEEEVCQMSDNETDPFQDIEVDIFEDNDKDVKLENPEDAADNSNDDQVPVFRCIHCPKVCWRSHDLKAHLRNHYEEPKACPHCPKTFSIVSTFKRHMRTHTKEKKFACAYCPKVFRNPAQLKEHTRTHTGERPYQCPDCLQSFAYNSVLKKHMRTHTGERPFWCNECNKSYVQLDHLKQHMLRNHTEQISTKKDDPQYKCSDCLKTYQNPRSLRRHMLIHTRKKEYNCTDCSECFIGKEAYTNHVLIEHTKKEFVSKAQEHTHNCLLCPKTFSNDENLKVHTLTHCVKKRLTCSHCPETFANKQTLRMHIRIHTGEKPYGCTKCKRTFSRSDYLVKHISRRHEKKPSEPEPPICEITIEEENLSALEEL, from the exons AT GAAAATGAAGGAAAAATGCAGGGTTTGCTTGCTGAAGCACCAGAACATGGTGCACATATTTAAGGGTCAAAATACACAGGATCTCGAAATATCCTTAGCAGATATGATTTCGGAATCAACCGGCTTTCCAGTTGCCAAAGGGGACCGTCTTCCGGAATTCATTTGTGTGCTTTGCCTGCAGGATATGACAAGCACATTCAGGGCCAGGGAAACCTGCGAGACCAACCAGCAGCTCGTCTGCCAAATCAAGGAGGAAATCATAGAGGAGGATTTTGTGGAGGATGAGGATTACAATGGACAGGACTGCGAGTCGTATTATGAAGAGGAAACCGATCACTTTGCGTGCCACGTGAAGAACGAACCCTTAGAAGAAGACTTTGCAGAGGAAGACATGGCCAATACTTTAGACAGCCCAATAGACCATTACAATGAAGAATGTAATGATGAAAACACCGAAGTGGAAGCTAGTAATAATATAAAGGATATTGATTATGACCCTACCAAAGAAGAACTTCCATTCAAATGTGATCGTTGTCCCAAGAGGTTTCGGAGCAAGTATTTTCTTAATCTCCACAGAAACGATCACAAGAAAAAACAGGCACCGCAGAACTGTGACCACTGCTCCAAATCCTTTCCTACTTCAGCACAAATGAGGAAGCACATGCTGACTCACACCGGTGTTAGGACATATAAATGTCCGCAGTGTCCCAAATCCTTTTTCAATAGTTCCAATCTTCAATCACACCTTCGTATTCATACTGGGGAGCGACCATTCAAGTGCTCTAAATGTCCTAAGTCGTTTATACAAAGAACCCATCTTGTTAATCACGACCGCACTCACACCGGAGAACGACCCTTCAAGTGTTCCGAATGCCACAAGACTTTTATACAACCTGCTAATCTTCATTCGCACATCAAAACTCACTGCAAGCAAATATCCAGACCTCGGAGAAGCACAAGAGCCAGGAGCCAAACTCTGACAGAGGAACCAATTTTCAATTGCTCCCATTGCCCTCAGTCCTTTGCCAACGAAGATGCTCTCCTTAATCACATGCACACTCACAACGCCTTGTTCGAGGAAGAAGTTTGCCAGATGTCCGACAACGAAACCGATCCATTCCAAGACATCGAAGTGGATATATTCGAGGACAATGATAAGGATGTTAAGCTAGAAAATCCGGAGGACGCAGCAGACAACAGCAATGATGACCAAGTTCCTGTGTTTAGATGTATTCATTGTCCAAAGGTGTGCTGGCGCAGTCATGATCTTAAGGCCCACTTAAGAAATCATTATGAGGAACCAAAAGCGTGTCCCCACTGCCCGAAAACTTTCAGTATCGTATCGACCTTTAAGAGACATATGCGGACTCACACGAAGGAAAAAAAGTTTGCGTGCGCCTATTGTCCAAAGGTCTTCAGAAATCCGGCGCAGCTTAAAGAGCACACTCGAACTCACACCGGAGAACGGCCTTATCAATGCCCGGATTGCCTGCAGTCATTTGCCTATAATTCCGTTCTGAAAAAACACATGCGTACTCACACTGGCGAAAGGCCGTTCTGGTGTAACGAATGCAACAAATCGTATGTGCAATTGGATCATCTTAAGCAGCACATGCTTAGGAACCACACAGAACAAATCTCCACTAAAAAAGATGACCCACAGTACAAGTGTAGCGATTGCTTGAAGACATATCAAAACCCAAGATCGCTTAGGAGACACATGTTGATTCACACCAGGAAAAAAGAATATAATTGCACCGATTGCTCAGAGTGCTTTATAGGAAAAGAAGCCTATACAAATCACGTATTGATTGAACACACCAAAAAAGAATTCGTCAGTAAGGCTCAGGAACACACGCATAATTGCCTACTCTGCCCAAAAACGTTTTCAAATGATGAAAATCTTAAAGTCCATACTCTCACACACTGTGTGAAAAAGCGCCTTACATGCTCACATTGTCCGGAAACGTTTGCGAACAAACAAACTCTTAGAATGCACATACGCATTCACACGGGGGAAAAGCCCTATGGCTGTACCAAGTGCAAAAGAACCTTTTCAAGAAGCGACTACCTTGTCAAGCACATCAGTAGACGCCATGAGAAGAAACCTTCGGAACCAGAACCACCCATATGCGAGATTACCATAGAGGAGGAGAATCTCAGTGCGCTCGAAGAACTTTAA
- the LOC119547625 gene encoding elongator complex protein 3, producing the protein MKPKKKLGVGLSREERQVLVIGEIIQELLRAHEAKKDVNLNRMKSLVSSKYGLDSSPRLVDIIAAVPQDAKKILLPKLRAKPIRTASGIAVVAVMCKPHRCPHINMTGNICVYCPGGPDSDFEYSTQSYTGYEPTSMRAIRARYDPFLQTRHRVEQLKQLGHSVDKVEFIVMGGTFMCLPEEYRDYFIRNLHDALSGHSSANVAEAVRYSEKSRTKCIGITIETRPDYCLKRHISDMLNYGCTRLEIGVQSVYEDVARDTNRGHTVRAVCESFQLGKDAGYKIVTHMMPDLPNVDFERDIEQFIEYFENPAFRSDGLKIYPTLVIRGTGLYELWKTGRYKSYPPSMLVDLVAKILALVPPWTRVYRVQRDIPMPLVSSGVEHGNLRELALARMKDLGTTCRDVRTREVGIQEIHNKVRPYEIELIRRDYVANGGWETFLSYEDPEQDILVGLLRLRKCSPDTFRPELKGACSIVRELHVYGSVVPVNARDPTKFQHQGFGMLLMEEAERISREEHGSTKLAVISGVGTRNYYRKLGYELDGPYMSKSIA; encoded by the exons ATGAAGCCAAAAAAGAAGCTGG GTGTCGGGCTGAGCCGCGAGGAGCGACAGGTGCTTGTTATTGGGGAGATCATCCAGGAGCTGCTGCGGGCGCACGAGGCCAAGAAGGATGTGAACCTCAACAGGATGAAGTCCTTGGTGTCCTCCAAGTACGGACTGGACAGCTCGCCGCGCCTGGTGGACATCATTGCAGCCGTGCCGCAGGACGCCAAGAAGATCCTTCTCCCCAAGCTGAGGGCCAAGCCCATTCGCACAGCAAGTGGA ATTGCCGTTGTGGCCGTCATGTGCAAGCCCCATCGCTGTCCGCACATCAACATGACAGGCAACATTTGCGTATATTGTCCCGGTGGACCAGACAGCGACTTCGAGTACTCTACGCAGTCGTACACGGGCTATGAGCCCACCTCAATGCGAGCCA TCCGGGCGCGGTACGATCCCTTCCTGCAGACGCGCCACCGCGTCGAACAGCTGAAGCAGTTGGGCCACAGCGTGGACAAGGTGGAGTTCATCGTGATGGGCGGCACGTTCATGTGCCTGCCGGAGGAGTACCGCGACTACTTCATTCGCAACCTGCACGATGCCCTCTCCGGTCACAGCAGCGCCAATGTGGCGGAGGCCGTTCGCTACTCAGAGAAGTCACGCACCAAGTGCATTGGCATCACCATAGAGACGCGTCCGGATTACTGCCTCAAGCGGCATATTTCAGACATGCTTAACTACGGTTGCACCCGTTTGGAGATTGGCGTGCAATCGGTTTACGAGGACGTTGCCAGGGACACGAATCGAGGACACACCGTGCGGGCGGTGTGCGAGAGCTTCCAGTTGGGCAAGGATGCCGGCTATAAGATCGTGACGCACATGATGCCCGATCTTCCGAACGTGGACTTTGAGCGCGACATAGAGCAGTTTATCGAGTACTTTGAAAACCCCGCCTTTCGCTCCGACGGCCTGAAGATCTATCCGACTCTTGTCATTCGCGGCACAGGACTCTATGAGCTGTGGAAGACCGGTCGGTATAAGTCCTATCCACCATCGATGCTGGTGGACCTGGTGGCCAAGATTTTGGCCCTTGTACCACCATGGACGCGAGTATACCGCGTGCAGCGCGACATTCCCATGCCTCTGGTTAG TTCCGGCGTGGAGCACGGCAATCTCCGCGAGTTGGCTCTGGCCCGCATGAAGGATCTTGGGACCACTTGCCGCGATGTCAGGACGCGCGAGGTTGGCATTCAGGAGATCCACAACAAGGTGCGCCCATACGAAATCGAGTTAATACGCCGGGACTATGTGGCCAACGGCGGCTGGGAAACGTTCCTCTCCTACGAAGATCCCGAGCAGGACATTCTCGTGGGTCTTCTTAGGCTGCGTAAGTGCTCGCCGGACACCTTCCGTCCGGAGTTGAAGGGCGCGTGCTCCATTGTGCGCGAACTGCACGTGTATGGCTCAGTGGTGCCTGTTAATGCCCGTGATCCCACCAAGTTCCAGCACCAGGGCTTCGGTATGTTGCTCATGGAGGAGGCGGAGCGAATTTCTCGCGAGGAGCACGGCAGCACCAAATTGGCGGTAATATCGGGAGTAGGCACCAGGAACTACTATCGCAAGCTGGGATACGAACTGGACGGGCCGTACATGTCCAAAAGCATAGCCTAA
- the LOC119545963 gene encoding uncharacterized protein LOC119545963 → MPQSRVFTILALIIMIHGILAANINYEILADDDHPNKCVMEGPKGEVIIESGKSIHHPTKCAQIECGRDGWALVYSCEEKYPPKGCVSDGYMDIEADFPECCEMNFKCNDA, encoded by the exons ATGCCGCAATCCAGAGTTTTTACCATCCTGGCACTAATTATAATGATTCATGGCATTTTGGCAGCCAACATCAATTATGAAATCCTTGCGGATGATG ATCATCCCAACAAGTGTGTAATGGAGGGTCCCAAAGGTGAGGTTATTATCGAAAGTGGCAAATCAATCCACCATCCCACAAAATGCGCACAAATTGAGTGTGGTAGGGATGGTTGGGCCCTGGTCTATAG TTGCGAAGAGAAATATCCTCCAAAAGGCTGTGTATCTGATGGATATATGGACATTGAGGCTGACTTTcccgaatgctgcgaaatgaaTTTCAAATGCAATGATGCTTAA
- the LOC119548027 gene encoding zinc finger protein 501-like, whose translation MDNLCRICKLRKGLLVKSGDSLPETICVLCLSKQNQEVVETNSFQEEVFEISEYQMKEEVLEEDTTDENYENDKLNCSEVSLAKNEELMMEKSEFDIQVKNEPVEEDLLEDEDSIGNIQPLEDWLKVEDTDITEDYSIDDPGINDVDKECSFSPRNSDIDKDCIMTDLLFKCPHCPKSFKRNSILQLHKRIHDKGRQQYKCSYCPMVFQQHSSLIFHVLVHTGERPFKCSQCEWAFKLEAHLQYHMKVHTKNQNLGIDKYQNPFQCSQCSKTFPQKSNLQNHLRRWHVEGKSTQCPHCPDSFPGTYSLLNHIRKAHPNVEYLKCPMCCKTFMLRSSLKEHMNIHSNKKQFQCTQCSEAFSVKRQLLKHIHCSQCSEVFNDHVILAKHMLIRHPKELR comes from the coding sequence ATGGATAACTTGTGTCGCATTTGCAAGTTAAGAAAAGGCTTGTTGGTCAAAAGTGGAGATTCCCTTCCAGAAACCATCTGCGTGCTATGCCTTAGCAAACAAAACCAAGAGGTCGTTGAGACGAATTCATTTCAGGAAGAAGTTTTCGAAATATCCGAATACCAAATGAAGGAAGAGGTCCTTGAAGAGGACACAACGGATGAAAACTATGAGAATGACAAGTTGAATTGTAGTGAAGTTAGCTTAGCTAAAAATGAAGAATTAATGATGGAAAAGAGTGAATTCGACATTCAGGTTAAAAACGAGCCAGTTGAAGAAGACCTACTTGAAGATGAGGATAGTATAGGCAATATTCAACCTCTTGAAGACTGGTTAAAAGTGGAAGATACCGATATCACTGAAGATTATAGTATTGATGATCCTGGTATCAACGACGTTGATAAAGAATGCAGTTTTAGTCCTAGAAATAGCGATATTGATAAAGACTGCATAATGACCGATCTTCTCTTCAAGTGTCCTCATTGTCCGAAAAGCTTCAAAAGGAATTCTATTCTTCAGTTACACAAGCGGATTCACGATAAAGGTCGGCAACAGTACAAGTGTTCCTACTGCCCGATGGTTTTTCAGCAACATTCCAGTCTAATATTTCATGTTCTAGTTCACACGGGTGAGAGGCCGTTTAAGTGCTCCCAATGTGAATGGGCATTTAAGTTAGAGGCGCATCTCCAATATCATATGAAAGTTCATACTAAAAATCAGAATTTAGGCATTGACAAGTACCAGAATCCATTCCAATGTTCGCAATGCTCAAAGACATTTCCACAAAAATCTAACCTTCAGAATCATTTAAGAAGGTGGCATGTCGAAGGAAAATCAACCCAGTGTCCTCACTGCCCCGATTCGTTTCCAGGTACTTACAGCCTTTTAAATCATATCCGCAAAGCCCATCCAAACGTAGAATACCTAAAATGTCCCATGTGCTGCAAGACTTTTATGCTTCGTAGCAGTTTGAAAGAGCACATGAACATCCACTCGAATAAAAAACAGTTCCAGTGCACTCAGTGCTCGGAGGCCTTTTCTGTGAAAAGGCAACTACTTAAACACATCCATTGCTCCCAATGCTCAGAAGTATTCAACGATCATGTAATACTCGCGAAGCACATGCTTATCCGACATCCAAAAGAATTGAGATAG
- the LOC119548058 gene encoding uncharacterized protein LOC119548058 produces the protein MTSCVPAQQQKDQEQLLKELANSGDEMDDPDDPDQNPHQLVESTFSFSNSNTCWVCNGYYGPNFGEPLCGACHAFLYNTQGAEELLTELSDDEDSGNDEPPFKDKQEDEETENDVDIMGFEDLEDPDPPAVPQQPNPQPPGEPQDEQQPAQPVDDLPQQVPEPAAPRRESPERDFEHQRAVNPFLLPIKRPRAMAPLALPHYMHELADGRARVHEYNGAGGASGSRNIVNIIPVEVMLKIFAYLDDMSLWMASEVCKQWHEIVGKNTAPSMWKAYIKQRWPLFDSLADNPNWYRLYGALMSSCFCRTCLIEMGGRGDEEEQAVHQPGEREPGNVMRNNFLRGEANLLNSYDSEGISAIPLDRQNNYWQATILGPPGSPYEGGKFFLFIFFPERYPMTPPTVRFLTKILHPNVSRHGDVGIDIFQKQNWSLALNVAKVLLSVQSLLTDPYTDVCMEPEVGYIYEHERERFEQLVRSWTWKYAMFELIAPR, from the exons ATGACTAGCTGCGTGCCAGCGCAGCAGCAAAAGGACCAGGAGCAGTTGCTCAAGGAGCTGGCCAACAGCGGCGACGAGATGGACGACCCGGACGATCCGGACCAGAACCCACATCAGCTGGTGGAGTCGACGTTCTCTTTTTCG AATAGCAACACCTGCTGGGTGTGCAACGGCTACTATGGGCCCAACTTCGGGGAGCCGTTATGCGGCGCCTGCCACGCCTTCCTGTACAACACCCAGGGGGCGGAGGAGCTGCTGACGGAGCTGTCAGACGACGAGGACTCTGGAAACGACGAGCCGCCGTTCAAGGACAAACAGGAGGACGAGGAGACCGAGAACGATGTGGATATTATGGGCTTTGAGGATCTCGAGGATCCCGATCCGCCGGCCGTTCCACAGCAACCAAATCCACAGCCACCAGGGGAACCGCAGGATGAACAGCAGCCAGCCCAGCCAGTTGACGATCTGCCCCAGCAGGTGCCTGAGCCGGCGGCACCACGACGAGAGTCTCCGGAGCGCGACTTTGAGCACCAGAGGGCCGTCAATCCCTTCCTGCTGCCCATCAAGCGCCCACGGGCCATGGCTCCCTTGGCGCTGCCCCACTATATGCATGAATTGGCCGATGGAAGGGCGCGAGTCCATGAATACAACGGCGCCGGCGGAGCAAGTGGCAGTAGGAACATTGTGAACATAATACCCGTCGAGGTGATGCTGAAGATATTCGCCTATCTGGACGACATGTCGCTGTGGATGGCCAGTGAGGTGTGCAAGCAATGGCACGAGATCGTCGGCAAGAACACGGCCCCGAGCATGTGGAAGGCGTATATCAAGCAGCGCTGGCCGCTGTTCGACAGCTTGGCGGACAATCCCAACTGGTATCGGTTGTACGGGGCCCTGATGTCCTCCTGCTTCTGCCGCACTTGCCTGATCGAGATGGGCGGCCGGGGTGATGAGGAGGAGCAGGCGGTTCACCAGCCAGGCGAACGGGAGCCGGGCAATGTGATGCGAAACAACTTCCTGCGCGGCGAGGCGAATTTGCTGAACAGCTACGACTCTGAAGGCATATCGGCCATACCGCTGGATCGACAAAACAACTACTGGCAGGCCACGATCCTGGGGCCACCGGGCAGCCCCTACGAGGGTGGCAAATTCTTTCTGTTCATCTTCTTCCCGGAGCGCTATCCGATGACGCCGCCGACAGTTCGTTTCCTCACAAAGATCCTGCATCCGAACGTGTCACGACACGGCGACGTGGGCATCGACATCTTCCAGAAGCAAAACTGGTCGCTGGCGCTTAATGTGGCCAAGGTGCTGCTGTCGGTGCAGAGCTTGCTGACAGATCCGTACACCGATGTTTGCATGGAGCCGGAAGTGGGATATATCTATGAACACGAGCGCGAACGCTTCGAGCAATTGGTGCGCTCCTGGACCTGGAAGTACGCCATGTTTGAGCTGATTGCACCGCGCTAG
- the LOC119545965 gene encoding uncharacterized protein LOC119545965 gives MKLLWLLLLACVAGEHCDRPCPIKDNPGCASRNGNCFYTVRHPCVLQAINCYRKSKGLSALKPVSRSKCTKHQVPVCENIDTS, from the exons ATGAAGCTCCTCTGGCTGCTTTTGCTGG CTTGTGTTGCTGGGGAGCATTGCGATAGACCCTGCCCCATCAAAGATAACCCCGGATGTGCCAGCAGGAATGGCAATTGCTTTTATACCGTTCGCCATCCGTGTGTTTTGCAAGCAATCAACTGTTATCGGAAGTCGAAAGGCTTATCTG CTCTGAAACCCGTTTCTCGCAGCAAGTGTACTAAACACCAAGTTCCTGTTTGCGAAAATATTGATACATCATAA
- the LOC119545964 gene encoding uncharacterized protein LOC119545964, whose amino-acid sequence MAALSFLLKVTLLWILFQACQSAEWEGIRYDPKHPGKCTIHQGLVLNPGVSIKDPTHECRQIVCGHNGRVAFHSCGVTVLAPSCLHGEYINPEKPYPECCRRALICH is encoded by the exons ATGGCTGCGCTATCTTTTCTCCTCAAGGTCACGCTACTGTGGATCCTTTTTCAGGCTTGTCAGTCTGCCGAATGGGAAGGCATCCGCTACGATCCGA AGCATCCTGGTAAGTGCACCATTCACCAGGGACTCGTCCTGAATCCAGGTGTCAGCATCAAGGATCCCACGCACGAGTGCCGCCAAATTGTGTGCGGACACAACGGACGGGTCGCTTTCCACAG CTGCGGAGTGACCGTCCTTGCGCCTTCTTGCCTCCACGGTGAGTACATCAATCCCGAGAAACCCTATCCTGAATGCTGCCGAAGAGCCCTCATTTGCCACTAG